One Gemmatimonadota bacterium DNA window includes the following coding sequences:
- the purN gene encoding phosphoribosylglycinamide formyltransferase, protein MLRVGFLASHRGTNMQAVVDACGTGTIRALPAVVISNNRSAQVLRRAESAGVPGYCLNGDTHPGPEELDRSILELLRRHEVDLVVLTGYLKRVGPETLAAYGDRIINIHPSLLPRHGGQGMYGLRVHEAVLAAGDRITGVTIHYVTAEYDQGAVLAQRTVPVKPGDTPESLAERVLVVEHELLVETVGSLALEHERKGA, encoded by the coding sequence ATGCTTCGTGTCGGGTTTCTCGCTTCCCATCGCGGAACCAACATGCAGGCGGTCGTCGACGCGTGCGGAACCGGGACTATCCGGGCACTGCCGGCCGTGGTGATCAGCAACAACCGGTCGGCGCAAGTGCTTCGGCGCGCGGAGTCGGCGGGCGTTCCGGGGTATTGTCTGAACGGCGATACCCACCCCGGGCCGGAGGAACTGGACCGGTCGATCCTTGAATTACTCAGGCGGCACGAGGTGGACCTGGTCGTCCTGACCGGGTATCTCAAAAGGGTGGGACCGGAGACGCTGGCCGCCTACGGGGACCGCATAATCAACATCCACCCTTCCCTTCTGCCCAGGCACGGCGGGCAAGGCATGTACGGACTGCGCGTGCACGAAGCCGTGCTGGCGGCCGGCGACCGGATCACCGGGGTCACGATCCACTATGTGACGGCGGAATACGACCAGGGGGCCGTGCTCGCACAAAGGACCGTGCCGGTGAAGCCCGGCGACACGCCGGAGTCGCTGGCGGAACGGGTCCTCGTAGTGGAGCACGAACTGCTGGTCGAAACGGTGGGTTCCTTAGCGCTGGAGCACGAGCGCAAGGGAGCATGA